In one window of Nicotiana tabacum cultivar K326 chromosome 12, ASM71507v2, whole genome shotgun sequence DNA:
- the LOC107823874 gene encoding uncharacterized protein LOC107823874, whose translation MSRGIDNNRRKKKTEDDEVEELLRAAEDDVFLKLSLNSHMARGSSSTQFIDPDLDQRFRALKSKTKNPIPQQPRSTSTASDVNLFPRFAALKSSLPAYSSENEEDDDEVEKVIKWAIDAARLDPSPPSDTDEDENSEDDVRHISGNDL comes from the coding sequence ATGAGCAGAGGTATCGACAACAacaggaggaagaagaagacggAAGACGACGAGGTTGAAGAGCTGCTGCGCGCGGCAGAGGATGATGTGTTCCTCAAGCTCAGCCTCAATTCCCATATGGCTCGTGGTTCTTCTTCCACCCAATTCATCGATCCAGATCTCGATCAACGTTTCCGTGCCCTCAAATCCAAAACCAAAAACCCTATTCCCCAACAACCACGTTCAACCTCTACAGCTTCCGATGTTAACTTGTTTCCCAGATTTGCAGCTCTCAAAAGCTCCCTTCCCGCTTATTCTTCGGAGAATGAAGAGGATGACGATGAAGTTGAGAAGGTGATTAAGTGGGCCATTGATGCTGCTAGGCTTGACCCTTCACCTCCCTCTGACACTGATGAAGATGAAAATAGTGAGGATGATGTCAGGCATATAAGCGGAAATGATTTATGA